Proteins encoded by one window of Bradyrhizobium sp. B097:
- a CDS encoding carbon-nitrogen hydrolase family protein yields MGIEHPKYRVAVVQAAPAWLDLDASIAKSIALIEEAAAKGAKLIAFPEAFIPGYPWYIWLDSPAWAIGRGFVQRYFDNSLSYDSPQAEKLRLAVKKAGLTAVLGLSERDGGSLYLAQWLVGPDGETIAKRRKLRPTHAERTVYGEGDGSDLAVHDRPGIGRLGALCCWEHLQPLSKYAMYAQNEQVHVAAWPSFSLYDPFAPALGWEVNNAASRVYAVEGSCFVLAPCATVSQAMIDEMCDRDDKHALLHVGGGHAAIYGPDGSSIAEKLPPDQEGLLLADIDLGAIGIAKNAADPAGHYSRPDVTRLLLNRKPSKRVEHFALPLDIEEIDAAAS; encoded by the coding sequence ATGGGCATCGAACATCCGAAATATCGCGTTGCGGTGGTGCAGGCGGCCCCTGCCTGGCTCGACCTCGACGCCTCCATCGCCAAGAGCATTGCCTTGATCGAGGAGGCCGCCGCCAAGGGGGCCAAACTGATCGCGTTCCCCGAGGCGTTCATCCCTGGCTATCCCTGGTACATCTGGTTGGATTCGCCGGCCTGGGCGATCGGGCGCGGCTTCGTGCAGCGCTATTTCGACAATTCTCTTTCGTACGATAGCCCGCAGGCCGAGAAGCTGCGGCTGGCGGTGAAGAAGGCCGGCTTGACCGCGGTGCTCGGCCTGTCCGAGCGCGACGGCGGCAGCCTCTATCTGGCGCAATGGCTTGTTGGCCCCGACGGCGAGACCATCGCCAAGCGGCGCAAGCTGCGGCCGACCCACGCCGAGCGCACCGTCTATGGCGAGGGCGACGGCAGCGACCTTGCGGTGCATGACCGCCCCGGCATCGGCCGCCTCGGCGCGCTGTGCTGCTGGGAGCATCTGCAGCCGCTGTCGAAATACGCGATGTATGCCCAGAACGAGCAGGTCCATGTCGCAGCCTGGCCGAGTTTCTCGCTGTACGATCCGTTCGCGCCGGCGCTCGGCTGGGAGGTCAACAACGCGGCCTCGCGGGTCTACGCCGTTGAGGGCTCGTGCTTCGTGCTGGCGCCGTGCGCCACGGTCTCGCAAGCGATGATCGATGAGATGTGCGACCGCGACGACAAGCACGCGCTGCTGCATGTCGGCGGCGGCCACGCTGCGATCTACGGGCCGGATGGCAGCTCGATCGCCGAGAAGCTGCCGCCCGATCAGGAAGGCCTGCTGCTTGCCGATATCGATCTCGGCGCGATCGGGATCGCCAAGAATGCCGCCGATCCGGCCGGGCATTATTCGCGGCCCGACGTCACACGCCTGCTGCTGAACAGGAAGCCGTCGAAGCGCGTCGAGCATTTTGCGCTGCCGCTCGACATCGAAGAGATCGACGCGGCCGCGAGTTGA
- a CDS encoding phenylacetaldoxime dehydratase family protein: MESAIPSHLQTARSRHRRVPDDYAPPYPSFVARHKPAVARVIMAYFGVQVRGEPTAAVAEALALIATRFAGENGPTHWDRAQYVDQAGFTNVVSVAYWDDAGRFDAWFEAAREAWTGSGATNGVGRFIEVLRPHVERYETLFSSLGRPEGVAVLADGMSGEVQEHAYWGGMRDRIPLSQTDAMTPGGEPRVIRDGARIRVIAHDNLCLIRSGQDWSDTEASERKMYLDDVEPVLREGMDFLRDDGVPIGCYANRYMRVVDAEGRLTEKSYGQSWWKSLAALERWAESHPTHVRIFGAAMKYLSTLGPAAKLRLYHEVTVAAADEQFFEYLGCHEQTGMLNAVQLAAAPSA; this comes from the coding sequence ATGGAATCCGCGATTCCTTCCCATCTGCAAACGGCGCGCTCCCGTCATCGTCGTGTGCCCGACGATTACGCGCCGCCTTATCCGTCCTTCGTCGCGCGCCACAAGCCCGCCGTCGCACGCGTCATCATGGCCTATTTCGGCGTACAGGTTCGGGGCGAGCCGACCGCTGCGGTGGCCGAGGCGCTGGCATTGATCGCAACGCGCTTTGCCGGTGAGAACGGCCCGACGCATTGGGACCGCGCGCAATATGTCGACCAGGCCGGCTTCACCAACGTCGTCTCGGTCGCCTATTGGGACGACGCCGGGCGTTTCGATGCCTGGTTCGAGGCCGCGCGCGAGGCCTGGACCGGCAGTGGCGCAACAAATGGCGTCGGCCGCTTCATCGAGGTGCTGCGGCCGCATGTCGAACGCTACGAGACGCTGTTCTCGTCGCTCGGCCGTCCGGAGGGCGTCGCGGTCCTTGCAGACGGCATGAGCGGGGAGGTGCAGGAGCACGCCTATTGGGGCGGCATGCGCGACCGCATCCCGCTGTCACAGACCGACGCGATGACGCCGGGCGGTGAGCCGCGCGTGATCCGCGACGGCGCGCGCATCCGGGTAATCGCGCATGACAACCTCTGCCTGATCCGCTCCGGTCAGGACTGGAGCGACACCGAGGCGTCGGAGCGCAAGATGTATCTCGACGATGTCGAGCCGGTGCTGCGCGAGGGCATGGATTTCCTGCGCGATGACGGCGTGCCGATCGGCTGCTACGCCAACCGCTACATGCGCGTCGTCGACGCGGAGGGACGACTGACGGAAAAGTCCTACGGCCAGAGCTGGTGGAAGAGCCTCGCGGCGCTGGAGCGCTGGGCGGAATCGCATCCGACCCATGTCCGGATATTCGGCGCGGCGATGAAGTATCTGTCGACGTTGGGACCAGCCGCAAAGCTCAGGCTGTATCACGAGGTCACCGTCGCCGCGGCCGACGAGCAGTTCTTCGAATATCTCGGCTGTCACGAACAGACAGGGATGCTGAACGCGGTGCAACTAGCGGCGGCGCCATCCGCCTGA
- a CDS encoding LysR substrate-binding domain-containing protein, which yields MLDPTQLETFLTVVQTQNFTEAGRRLGLKQSTVSQHIRKLEAAAGRRLFVRDTHSVVLTADGEAMTGFARPILEANARARDYFAGSQVRGKVRFGAAEDFASSRLPDLLRDFVRRHPQVDLELTIGLSAVLYQQLDAGELDLVLGKRRPGDALGQLVWQDRLVWTAAPGMRLDPEQPLPLILYAPPSVSRSVVLEAMERFGRPWRIVCSSGSLSGLRAAALAGLGITPQAQGLIPDGLEALPASGLPPLGSVEFVVRTARRTRRGPATELAQAITERGGRLRP from the coding sequence ATGCTCGACCCGACCCAGCTCGAAACCTTCCTCACCGTGGTGCAGACCCAGAACTTCACCGAGGCCGGCCGCCGCCTTGGCCTGAAGCAGTCGACCGTGAGCCAGCACATCCGCAAGCTCGAGGCCGCCGCCGGGCGCCGCCTGTTCGTGCGCGACACCCATTCGGTGGTGCTCACCGCCGACGGCGAGGCGATGACCGGTTTTGCGCGCCCGATCCTGGAGGCCAATGCCCGTGCCCGCGATTACTTCGCGGGGTCGCAGGTGCGCGGAAAGGTCCGGTTCGGCGCCGCGGAGGATTTTGCCAGTTCGCGCCTGCCCGATCTGCTGCGCGACTTCGTCCGCCGCCATCCACAGGTCGATCTCGAGCTGACGATCGGCCTCAGCGCCGTGCTGTACCAGCAGCTCGACGCCGGCGAGCTTGATCTCGTGCTCGGCAAGCGCCGGCCCGGCGACGCGCTGGGACAGCTGGTGTGGCAGGACCGCTTGGTATGGACCGCCGCGCCGGGCATGCGGCTCGATCCCGAGCAGCCTTTGCCCCTGATCCTCTACGCGCCGCCAAGCGTCAGCCGCAGCGTGGTGCTGGAGGCGATGGAGCGGTTCGGACGGCCCTGGCGGATCGTCTGCTCCAGCGGCAGCCTGAGCGGCCTGCGCGCCGCAGCTCTCGCCGGTCTCGGCATCACCCCGCAGGCACAGGGCTTGATCCCGGACGGACTGGAAGCGCTGCCGGCGTCAGGATTGCCACCGCTCGGCAGCGTCGAATTCGTGGTCCGCACCGCGCGACGGACCAGACGCGGCCCAGCCACAGAGCTGGCGCAGGCCATCACGGAACGCGGCGGCCGGCTGCGGCCGTAG
- a CDS encoding bile acid:sodium symporter family protein codes for MTISRLRSFVPVDPYIAAIVGMVGLATLLPLHGQGTVIGGYATDAAIALLFFLHGARLSTTEALVGARHWKLHLVIFLSTFALFPMLGLAAHALAPHLLTPALWAGVILVCILPSTVQSSVAFTSIAHGNVSAALCSATASNLLGIVATPLLAGFLLSSHGGFSGNAALDIVVQLLLPFVVGQLSRPLIGRWVERHHAMLGLVDRGSILLIVYTAFSDGVSHGIWHQVNASQMAIVLGLDAALLAIVLLITNFGSKLLGFSRADRIAIMFCGSKKSLASGLPMASVLLAGQSVGLIVLPLMLFHQIQLMTCAALARRYAGGEEGASRDAAPVHA; via the coding sequence ATGACCATCAGCCGCCTGCGATCATTTGTACCCGTCGACCCCTACATCGCCGCCATCGTCGGCATGGTCGGCCTCGCCACCTTGCTGCCGCTGCACGGGCAGGGCACCGTGATCGGCGGCTACGCCACCGACGCTGCGATCGCCCTGCTGTTCTTCCTCCACGGCGCCCGTCTCTCGACCACGGAGGCGCTGGTCGGCGCCCGGCACTGGAAGCTACACCTCGTGATCTTCCTGTCGACCTTTGCCCTGTTCCCGATGCTCGGCCTCGCGGCGCATGCGCTGGCGCCGCATCTGCTGACGCCGGCGCTGTGGGCGGGCGTGATCCTGGTCTGCATCCTGCCGTCGACCGTGCAGTCCTCGGTCGCCTTCACCTCGATCGCGCACGGCAACGTGTCGGCGGCGCTGTGCTCGGCGACCGCCTCCAACCTGCTCGGCATCGTCGCGACGCCGTTGCTGGCCGGCTTCCTTCTGTCCAGCCATGGCGGGTTCTCCGGCAATGCCGCGCTCGACATCGTCGTGCAGCTGCTGCTGCCGTTCGTTGTGGGGCAATTGTCGCGACCGCTGATCGGCCGCTGGGTCGAGCGGCACCATGCGATGCTCGGCCTGGTCGATCGCGGCTCGATCCTCCTGATCGTCTACACCGCGTTCAGCGACGGCGTCAGCCATGGCATCTGGCACCAGGTCAACGCAAGCCAAATGGCCATCGTGCTCGGCCTCGATGCAGCGCTGCTCGCGATCGTGCTGCTGATCACCAATTTCGGCAGCAAGCTGCTCGGCTTCTCGCGCGCCGACCGCATCGCCATCATGTTCTGCGGCTCGAAGAAGAGTCTGGCGAGCGGGTTGCCGATGGCGAGCGTGCTGCTGGCCGGGCAATCGGTCGGCCTGATCGTGCTGCCGCTGATGCTGTTTCACCAGATCCAGCTGATGACTTGCGCCGCGCTGGCGCGCCGGTATGCGGGCGGCGAGGAGGGGGCGTCACGTGATGCCGCCCCGGTGCACGCGTAG
- a CDS encoding glycine/sarcosine/betaine reductase selenoprotein B family protein, which translates to MAAASDDQLGFAPDDDAPIGYMKRTRDYYAAIGYTTPYRWAHYTSAPFQPLKKPLSQSRVAIITTAAPFDPARGDQGPGAKYNGGAKFYSVYDGDTSQPHDLRISHIAYDRTHTTATDSGTWFPLAQLKRLAAAGKIGEVAPRFFGAPTNRSHRVTIETDAPEILKRCRDDKVDAAVLVPNCPVCHQTVSLVARHLEANGIPTVLMGCAKDIVEHAAVPRFLVSDFPLGNSAGKPHDVTSQAFTLELALRVLETAPGPQTTVQSPLRWSEDASWKRDYSNADALSAEELARLRREFDAQKEIAKGLRVA; encoded by the coding sequence ATGGCAGCAGCTTCGGATGACCAACTCGGCTTTGCCCCCGACGACGACGCCCCGATCGGCTATATGAAGCGGACCCGCGATTATTACGCGGCGATCGGCTACACCACCCCCTACCGCTGGGCGCATTACACCTCCGCGCCGTTCCAGCCGCTGAAGAAGCCGCTGAGCCAGTCCCGCGTCGCGATCATCACGACGGCGGCGCCGTTCGATCCGGCCAGGGGCGACCAGGGTCCCGGAGCGAAATACAATGGCGGAGCAAAGTTCTATTCCGTCTATGACGGCGACACGTCGCAGCCACACGATTTGCGGATTTCGCACATCGCCTATGACCGTACCCACACCACCGCGACCGACAGCGGCACCTGGTTCCCGCTGGCGCAACTCAAGCGTCTCGCCGCGGCGGGCAAGATCGGCGAGGTCGCCCCGCGCTTCTTCGGCGCCCCGACCAACCGCAGCCACCGCGTCACCATCGAGACCGATGCGCCCGAAATCCTCAAGCGCTGCCGCGACGACAAGGTCGACGCCGCGGTGCTGGTGCCGAACTGCCCGGTCTGCCACCAGACCGTCAGCCTCGTCGCGCGGCACCTCGAAGCCAACGGCATCCCGACCGTGCTGATGGGCTGCGCCAAGGACATCGTCGAGCACGCCGCGGTGCCGCGCTTCCTGGTCTCGGATTTCCCGCTCGGCAACTCCGCCGGCAAGCCGCATGACGTGACCTCGCAGGCCTTTACGCTGGAGCTCGCGCTGCGCGTGCTGGAAACTGCGCCCGGTCCGCAGACCACCGTGCAATCGCCGCTGCGCTGGAGCGAGGACGCCTCCTGGAAGCGCGACTACAGCAACGCCGACGCACTGAGCGCCGAGGAGCTCGCCCGCCTGCGCCGCGAGTTCGACGCGCAGAAGGAAATTGCGAAGGGTCTTCGCGTGGCGTAA
- a CDS encoding lytic transglycosylase domain-containing protein — translation MRTGLCAAWVMLLVLVSPAGAEDAPAAPPPTSPSPEQPATPPGDKPAKKPAAAPAEQPAPPPGEQATPSAGKPAAPPADTPTPPAEKPAAATDKPADDARESDTREAMCLMIESAARANDLPLEFFARVIWQESRFQADAVGPITRSGQRAQGIAQFMPGTANERGLLDPFNPVQALPKSAEFLSELRNQFGNLGLAAAAYNAGPRRIQDWLAGSGYMPQETRNYVSAITGSSVDDWVAAGRNGKMPQRAPTASCRELMALLKRAPNPFVAGLEQHITLSAAKLWGVQLAAGFSRDRALAMYARAIKRLSSVIGDQDPSLLGSRLRSRGSAMFYQVRIGADTRPEADGLCNRIRKAGGACFVLKNRA, via the coding sequence ATGCGAACAGGTCTTTGCGCCGCATGGGTCATGCTTCTGGTGCTGGTGTCGCCGGCCGGTGCGGAGGACGCGCCTGCCGCACCTCCGCCGACGTCGCCAAGCCCCGAGCAGCCCGCAACGCCGCCCGGCGACAAGCCCGCCAAGAAACCCGCGGCCGCGCCGGCGGAGCAGCCTGCGCCGCCGCCGGGAGAGCAGGCCACACCATCAGCCGGGAAACCTGCCGCACCTCCGGCGGACACGCCCACGCCACCTGCCGAGAAGCCCGCGGCGGCAACTGACAAGCCCGCGGATGACGCGCGCGAGAGCGACACCCGCGAGGCGATGTGCCTGATGATCGAATCGGCGGCGCGGGCGAACGACCTGCCGCTCGAATTCTTCGCGCGCGTGATCTGGCAGGAGAGCCGTTTCCAGGCCGACGCGGTCGGTCCCATCACCCGGAGCGGCCAGCGCGCGCAGGGCATCGCGCAGTTCATGCCGGGCACGGCCAACGAGCGCGGGCTTCTTGATCCCTTCAATCCCGTCCAGGCGCTGCCGAAGTCGGCCGAATTCCTCAGCGAGCTGCGCAACCAGTTCGGCAATCTCGGCCTCGCGGCCGCCGCCTACAATGCCGGCCCGCGCCGGATCCAGGACTGGCTCGCCGGCTCCGGCTACATGCCGCAGGAGACGCGCAACTACGTCTCCGCGATCACCGGCTCCAGCGTCGACGACTGGGTCGCCGCCGGCCGCAACGGCAAGATGCCGCAGCGTGCGCCGACCGCGAGTTGCCGCGAGCTGATGGCATTGTTGAAGCGCGCGCCCAACCCGTTCGTGGCCGGGCTCGAGCAGCACATCACGCTGTCGGCGGCCAAGCTATGGGGCGTGCAGCTCGCCGCCGGCTTCAGCCGCGACAGGGCGCTTGCGATGTATGCCCGTGCCATCAAGCGGCTGTCGAGCGTGATCGGCGATCAGGATCCGAGCCTGCTCGGCTCGCGGCTGCGCAGCCGCGGCAGCGCGATGTTCTACCAGGTGCGTATCGGTGCCGACACGCGCCCCGAGGCCGACGGCCTGTGCAACCGCATCCGCAAAGCGGGCGGGGCGTGCTTCGTGCTGAAGAACAGGGCGTGA
- a CDS encoding AzlC family ABC transporter permease, with the protein MALPPLDSPQWQTSFRAFLWGARSIGATVLTLVLFATYLGIGALAHDSGFSLGWTLASTAFVWAGPAQIIVITTLGSGATVLQSAIAVTVSAIRLFPMVVSVLPMMRTEDTKRRHLILVAHLTAVTLWVECFRFLPQVPRNRRIAFIHGLGCGLVSVCLIANTIGYTLAANLTPLLAAGMLMLTPLAFLFSTARNCRELADVIALVLGLLLFPLAAMLNSGVDILVSGVVAGTIAYGVHRARAGIVKARA; encoded by the coding sequence GTGGCGCTTCCTCCGCTCGATTCTCCGCAATGGCAGACCTCGTTCCGCGCCTTCCTGTGGGGCGCGCGGTCGATCGGGGCGACCGTGCTGACGCTGGTGCTGTTTGCGACCTATCTCGGCATCGGCGCGCTGGCGCATGATTCCGGCTTCTCGCTGGGCTGGACGCTGGCGAGCACTGCGTTCGTCTGGGCGGGCCCGGCGCAGATCATCGTGATCACGACGCTCGGCTCCGGCGCCACCGTGCTGCAATCGGCGATCGCGGTCACCGTCAGCGCGATCAGGCTGTTTCCGATGGTGGTGTCGGTGCTGCCGATGATGCGCACGGAGGACACCAAGCGCCGGCATCTGATCCTGGTGGCGCACCTCACGGCGGTGACGCTGTGGGTCGAGTGCTTCCGCTTCCTGCCGCAGGTGCCGCGCAACCGGCGGATCGCCTTCATCCATGGGCTCGGCTGCGGGCTGGTCTCGGTCTGCCTGATCGCTAACACGATCGGCTACACGCTCGCGGCCAACCTCACGCCGCTATTAGCCGCCGGCATGCTGATGCTGACGCCGCTGGCCTTCCTGTTCTCCACCGCGCGCAACTGCCGCGAGCTCGCCGACGTCATCGCACTGGTGCTTGGGCTCTTGCTGTTCCCGCTGGCGGCGATGCTGAACAGCGGCGTCGACATCCTGGTCAGCGGCGTCGTCGCCGGAACCATCGCCTATGGCGTGCACCGGGCGAGGGCAGGCATCGTGAAGGCGCGCGCATGA
- a CDS encoding AzlD domain-containing protein: MSSFIGDWHALAILFVAGVIPNQIWRMLGLWFGGGIDENSELLVWVRAVATAILAGIIAQIVVQPPGALASVPDWLRYGAVAAGFLAFMLARKSIFAGVIVGEIVMLSGKYWLG, encoded by the coding sequence ATGAGCAGCTTCATCGGCGACTGGCACGCGCTCGCGATCCTGTTCGTGGCGGGCGTCATCCCCAACCAGATCTGGCGCATGCTCGGCCTGTGGTTCGGCGGCGGCATCGACGAGAATTCCGAGCTCTTGGTCTGGGTGAGGGCAGTCGCCACCGCGATCCTCGCCGGTATCATTGCGCAGATCGTGGTGCAGCCGCCGGGCGCGCTCGCCAGCGTGCCGGACTGGCTGCGTTACGGCGCCGTCGCCGCGGGCTTCCTGGCGTTCATGCTGGCGAGGAAGTCGATCTTCGCCGGCGTGATCGTGGGCGAAATCGTCATGCTGTCAGGCAAATACTGGCTCGGCTGA
- a CDS encoding tripartite tricarboxylate transporter substrate binding protein — MQRRASSAFIVALAAMLAAALPARAADYPSRPIKLVVPYAAGGPTDVLGRIVGEYLGRDLKQVVVVENKAGAQGAIGAEAVARSDPDGYTLFVTAASIFVLNPLLYKKLPYDPARDFRLLSVITDAPMIMEVNPSVPAKTIAEFVAYAKKNPGKLNFGSAGTGGTVHLAGEMFKQMAGVEMTHVPYKGAGPALQDLLSGNIQLMFDTLGTALPPVKSGMLRALAVTSTERIPDLPDLPTIAESGYPDYAVSVWYGIAAPSKVPDEIADKIKASLDRALNDEAFRASLVRIGFPPLRVKSQAEIDRFVDTDRARWAGVVKALNISLD; from the coding sequence ATGCAGCGGCGCGCATCATCGGCCTTCATTGTTGCTTTGGCTGCCATGCTGGCGGCGGCGTTGCCGGCGCGCGCCGCGGACTATCCGTCACGTCCGATCAAGCTCGTGGTGCCCTACGCCGCTGGTGGACCGACCGACGTGCTCGGCCGCATCGTCGGCGAATATCTCGGGCGCGATCTCAAGCAGGTGGTCGTGGTCGAGAACAAGGCCGGCGCGCAGGGCGCGATCGGCGCCGAGGCGGTCGCGCGCTCCGATCCCGACGGCTACACGCTGTTCGTGACGGCGGCCTCGATCTTCGTGCTCAATCCGCTGCTCTATAAGAAGCTGCCGTACGATCCCGCCAGGGATTTCCGCCTGCTGTCCGTGATCACGGATGCGCCGATGATCATGGAGGTGAATCCGTCGGTCCCGGCCAAGACGATCGCGGAGTTCGTCGCCTACGCCAAGAAGAATCCCGGCAAGCTCAATTTCGGATCGGCCGGCACCGGCGGCACCGTTCACCTCGCCGGCGAGATGTTCAAGCAGATGGCCGGCGTCGAGATGACCCACGTGCCGTACAAGGGCGCCGGACCCGCGCTGCAGGATTTGCTGTCAGGCAACATCCAGCTGATGTTCGACACGCTCGGCACCGCGCTGCCGCCGGTCAAGTCAGGCATGCTGCGCGCGCTGGCCGTCACCTCGACCGAGCGAATCCCCGACTTGCCCGATCTGCCGACGATTGCCGAGAGCGGCTACCCCGATTATGCGGTCAGCGTCTGGTATGGTATTGCGGCGCCGTCGAAGGTGCCTGACGAGATTGCCGACAAGATCAAGGCGAGCCTCGACCGGGCCTTGAACGACGAGGCGTTTCGCGCTTCGCTGGTCAGGATCGGCTTTCCGCCGCTGCGCGTAAAGAGCCAGGCCGAGATCGACAGATTTGTGGACACCGATCGCGCGCGGTGGGCGGGCGTGGTCAAGGCGCTGAACATATCGTTGGACTGA
- the tsaA gene encoding tRNA (N6-threonylcarbamoyladenosine(37)-N6)-methyltransferase TrmO, whose translation MVREMELRQGEVAVDMPTARDAGLVFIGRIRTPWTSRLATPRQGRHDGPVCRLEIFEPWVAAIKGVDFYSNLEVLYWLHQSRRDIVLQSPKNNGNTRGTFSLRSPVRPNPIGTSIVKLVGVEGNVILVRGLDCLDETPLIDVKPDRCEFTPLAPPQAGDFETE comes from the coding sequence ATGGTACGTGAAATGGAATTGCGCCAGGGCGAGGTCGCCGTCGACATGCCGACGGCGCGCGACGCCGGGCTCGTCTTCATCGGCCGCATCCGCACGCCCTGGACCTCGCGGCTGGCGACGCCGCGGCAGGGGCGGCATGACGGCCCGGTGTGCCGGCTCGAGATCTTCGAGCCCTGGGTCGCCGCGATCAAGGGCGTCGATTTCTACTCGAACCTCGAGGTCCTCTACTGGCTACACCAGTCGCGTCGCGACATCGTGCTGCAAAGCCCGAAGAACAACGGCAACACCCGCGGCACCTTCTCGCTGCGCTCGCCGGTGCGCCCCAATCCGATCGGGACCTCGATCGTCAAGCTGGTCGGTGTCGAGGGCAACGTCATCCTGGTGCGCGGCCTCGACTGCCTCGACGAGACGCCGCTGATCGACGTCAAGCCCGACCGCTGCGAGTTCACCCCGCTCGCCCCGCCGCAGGCGGGGGATTTCGAGACGGAGTAG
- a CDS encoding HIT domain-containing protein, whose product MPAAYDNNNPFAKILRGEFPSYKVYENEHVLAFLDIMPRSPGHTLVIPKAPARNILDIKADDYAHVARAAHKIAAAAMKAFEADGITVQQFNEPAGGQVVFHLHMHVMPRKDGVALLPPASHKEDGKVLEANAAKLIAALR is encoded by the coding sequence ATGCCCGCCGCCTATGACAACAACAACCCCTTCGCAAAAATCCTGCGCGGCGAATTTCCGTCCTACAAGGTCTACGAGAACGAGCACGTGCTCGCCTTCCTCGACATCATGCCGCGCTCGCCCGGGCATACACTCGTCATTCCGAAGGCCCCGGCCCGCAACATCCTCGACATCAAGGCGGACGACTACGCCCATGTCGCACGCGCCGCCCACAAGATCGCGGCCGCGGCGATGAAGGCGTTCGAGGCCGACGGCATCACCGTGCAGCAATTCAACGAGCCCGCCGGCGGCCAGGTCGTGTTCCATCTGCACATGCATGTGATGCCGCGCAAGGATGGCGTCGCGCTGTTGCCGCCCGCCAGCCACAAGGAAGACGGCAAGGTGCTGGAGGCGAATGCGGCGAAACTGATTGCGGCGTTGAGATAG
- a CDS encoding GNAT family N-acetyltransferase: MASSEITLEAVADIGGIPAAEWDACANPKADADSIHNLDTLASPAVAGDCQTTASSSYNPFVSHAFFAAAEASNSACPRTGWGPRHLIAKLDGRIVGVVPCYLKSHSQGEYVFDRGWAEAYHRAGGSYYPKLQVSVPFTPATGPRLLIRDGVDREAIGSALARGLRALCNATEASSVHVTFAREDEAKFLGAHGFLQRTDQQFHWHNEGYKTFDDFLGSLNSRHRKGIKRERREAITAGITIHWLTGSDITEDAWDAFFEFYMETGSRKWGRPYLTREFFSLIGESMSRDVLLVMAKRNGRWIAGAINFIGSDTLFGRNWGAIEHHPFLHFEVCYYQAIDFAVQRGLKVVEAGAQGEHKLARGYLPQTTYSAHFIADPGLRRAIADYLKRERDYVAEVGRELTEAGPFRKTADDDA, from the coding sequence ATGGCGTCGTCTGAAATCACCCTAGAGGCTGTAGCGGACATCGGCGGCATTCCGGCCGCCGAATGGGACGCCTGCGCCAATCCGAAGGCGGATGCGGACAGCATCCACAACCTCGACACCCTGGCCTCGCCCGCGGTCGCAGGCGATTGCCAGACGACCGCAAGTTCGAGCTATAACCCCTTCGTTTCCCATGCCTTTTTCGCCGCCGCCGAGGCCTCCAATTCGGCCTGCCCACGGACCGGCTGGGGCCCCCGGCATCTGATTGCAAAGCTCGATGGCCGGATCGTCGGCGTCGTGCCGTGTTACCTGAAATCGCACTCGCAGGGCGAATACGTGTTCGACCGCGGCTGGGCCGAGGCCTATCACCGCGCCGGCGGCAGCTATTATCCGAAGCTGCAGGTCTCCGTCCCGTTCACGCCCGCGACCGGGCCGCGGCTGTTGATCCGCGACGGTGTCGACCGCGAGGCGATCGGCTCGGCGCTGGCGCGGGGCTTGCGCGCGCTCTGCAACGCCACCGAGGCCTCCTCCGTACACGTCACCTTTGCCCGCGAGGACGAGGCAAAATTCCTGGGCGCACACGGTTTCCTGCAACGGACCGACCAGCAGTTCCACTGGCACAATGAGGGCTACAAAACCTTCGACGATTTCCTGGGATCGCTGAACTCGCGCCACCGCAAGGGCATCAAGCGCGAACGCCGTGAGGCGATTACCGCCGGGATCACCATCCACTGGCTGACCGGCTCCGATATCACCGAGGACGCCTGGGACGCGTTCTTCGAGTTCTACATGGAGACCGGCTCGCGCAAATGGGGCCGGCCGTATCTGACCCGAGAGTTCTTCTCGCTGATCGGCGAGAGCATGAGCCGGGACGTGCTGCTGGTCATGGCCAAGCGCAACGGGCGCTGGATCGCAGGTGCGATCAACTTCATCGGCTCGGATACGCTGTTCGGCCGCAACTGGGGCGCGATCGAGCACCACCCGTTCCTGCATTTCGAGGTCTGCTACTACCAGGCGATCGATTTCGCGGTTCAGCGCGGGCTCAAGGTGGTCGAGGCCGGCGCGCAGGGCGAGCACAAGCTGGCGCGCGGCTACCTGCCGCAGACGACTTATTCGGCGCATTTCATCGCCGATCCCGGATTGCGCCGGGCGATCGCCGATTACCTCAAGCGCGAGCGCGACTATGTCGCCGAGGTCGGTCGCGAGCTGACCGAGGCCGGTCCGTTCCGCAAGACGGCCGACGACGACGCTTGA